Genomic DNA from Bacteroidota bacterium:
TAGTGATATTACATAACGATAGTTTATTACATGAACAATATTGGGATGGTTATTCTGACACTTCACATACAAATTCATTTAGCGTTTCGAAAAGTTATGTTAGTGCTTTATTAGGTTGTGCTTTAACGGATGGCTACATAAAAACTATTGACGAACCTGTTTCAACATTTATTCCCGAATTTAAAGAGAAGGGCCGCGAACATGTTACTTTAAAACATTTAGTAAGCATGACTTCCGGAGTTGATTTTGATGAAAACTATATCAATCCGTTTGCCTATCCTGCCGAAGGCTATTACGGCGAAAATTTACTAGAAGCATCTACCAAATATCCTTTAGGAGAGGAACCGGGAAAAACATTTCGCTACATGAGCGGTAATACAGCCCTTCTCGGCGTTTGCATTTCTAAAGCGGTTGGTAAACCTTTGTCGGATTATTTGAGTGAACGTTTATGGAAGGAATTAGGTTGCGAACAACCTGCCTGGTGGAGTTTGGATAAAAAAGATGGCTACGAAAAAGGATTTTGTTGCTTAAACAGCAATGCTAAAGATTTCGCTCGATTAGGCATGTTGTATTTAAATTTTGGGAAATGGAATGGTAAACAAATTATAGATTCCGTTTATATCCATCAAAGTATTTTACCATATGATTGCAATGAAAGTGATGGTTGCAAAAACAGAACGTATGGTTACAGTTGGTGGCTTACATCCTATAATAACCTGGAGGTATTTTACGCAAGAGGAATTTTAGGACAATACATTATGTGTATTCCAAAATACAAATTAGTGATAGTAAAATTGGGAAGAGAACGTCGTCCTAAACTAAATGATAATCATTGTCCGGATGACGTAACAATGTGTATTGAAGCCTTTGAGAAAATGTATCCTTCAAAAATTAACTAAGGCCGTCGCCCATAATTTTTACGGTAATGCCATCCATACTATCATTCAACTTCAACTGACAAGAAAGACGTGAAGTGTTTGTGATGTTAGGTAATGTATCGAGCATTGCTCCTTCATCATTGCTTATTTCATGCAAATTATCGTAACCTGTTATTACCTCAACGTGACATGTTGCGCATAAAGCCATGCCTCCGCAAGTAGCAAGAATGTCGTATTCGTTACCTTTTAAAAACTCCATCAAACTTAATCCCATGTCGGTTGGAGCAACCAAAGAAGTAATTGTGTTATCAGGATTTTGAATGTTTATTGTAATATCTGCCATGTTGGTATTTAAAAAAAAGCCCCGTCGTGTGGCGACAGGGCTTAAATAATCAATTAATATTATTCGAATTTAGCACGGTGATCTTCAATGTTAGCTACATCGCGCATTGCGTTGTAAACTTCATAATCAGAACGACCTACTAATACTTGCTCAGCTTGATTTTTTGCATCAGCTACTGTGGTTGGAACTTTAGCTTCGTTTACCGCAGAAACTGCAACAATAAACACACCGTTTTCTCCAATCACGGGTTTTGAAATAGCTCCGGCTTTTAATCCGCTTGCTGTTCCGATTAATGCGTCTTCGCGACCAACATTTACCACATTAAATGAAGTGAATGTTAAGTTTTCCATATTCTCAACGCCTAAACCTAACTTAGAAGAAATCTCATCAATAGATTTTGAACCTCCTGCTTTAGCAGTAAATTCTTTCATCATTTCCTGAGCTTTCTTATCGCGACGTGCTTTAACGATAACTTCTTCACGAACTTCATCCAAAGGTAAAGTGCCTTTATTTCTGATTCCTGTTAAGTGCGCAACAACGAATTTATCTTTGAACTCAAACACTTGAGAAGAAACATCTCCTTTATTAGCAGCATACATCCACTTAACTAATTCCTTCGCGTTATCAAGTCCTGGTAAAGTTTTGTCGTTTTCCTTAATGTTATCAGCAATACGCTTATTTAACTTTTGTTTTTCGATAGCTTTTTCAAACAAATCAGAAGTGTTGTTTTGTCCACCGAAATCAGTAGCAAGCTTATAATATTCTTTGGTTGTTTCAGGACTAGGACCAATTAACTTGAAAATCTGAGCTACACGGTACGCAGTGTGTGAAGTTTTAGAAACATCTAACACTTCGATAATATGGTAACCAAATTGTGTTTCTACAACGCTGATATTTCCTTTAGTTCCTTCTAAACCTGCCTTTTTAAATGGCTCAACAAATCCTTTGTTCTCATCAAACCAACCGTAATCTCCACCATTACCAAAAGAACCCGGATCATCACTCACTGCTTTTACATAATTAGAATCAAATACAACTTGTTTGTTTTTTAATAAAGTTAAAATACTATCAGCCATACGTTTTGCAACAGGAGCAGTACGCGGTTGATTAGTGCGGGTATCTGTTAATCCAATTAAGATGTGACGAACACGAGCTGAATCAGCTACTTGTTTTACACCGGATAGTTTGTAAACTTTAAAGTAAGCGCCTTCGTTGTAAGGACCATAAACTGTTCCAACAGGATCTGTATAAACTGATGAATCACGAATGATCATTGTCTTCTTTGTTAAATCACTGATGGTTACTTGTCCTTCTTCACTTTCCTGAGCAATATAAGATGAATCTTCTTTTGCAGTTTTGGTTTTGAATTCTTCTGCAATACGCTTCATATCATTCTCAAGATTTACCATGTCTTGTTCGCTTGGAACAACATCAAAACTTACGTACTCAATTTTACGTGTAGTTTCATAACTGTTGAATTCGTATAAGTGATCTTTATAATATTTATTAATATCATCTTCGTTAATCTTAACAGCTGAATCAGAAACTGCAGTGTAACGCTTCATTACAAATCCGATATTCATTTGTTTGGTTTGTTGCGCTAAAATTTCTTTTGCTTCAGCATTAGTAACGTATAGACCTTTTTTTACAAGAGCAGCATACTTCTCAGCTTCACGAGATTCTGCAATACCTTGTTCTAAATTCATCCAGAAACGCTCAGCATCAGGTGTCATATTGTTCACCCACTGATTTAATTTCATTAAATCTAATGAGCCATCAGGACCTGCTACCACATCATAAACTTTACCTGTGTTCTTATCCGTTAATTGTTGTACAACCATTTGATGTGGGTGCACTAACATCATATCATATAATTCATCTTCACCAACACTGATACCTACTTTTCTGTATTCAGGTTTAACAACGATTTCAGAAATAAAAGTATTCCAAACCACTTCACCAATTTGTGAACGCATTTGTTCATCAATGTTAGCGTTTGGATTGTTCTGCATAATCATTGCAGCCTGTTCGTTAATCTTATTATTATAACGGGTATAATCGATGGTTTCGCCACCAATCACACCTACGGTTGTATTGGCTGAGCCGAATAAAGACTGGCCTGAACCCAATAAACTTTCCAAAATAAAAATTACCAATGCTAAACCAACTAAACCAACTAATAATCCGGTTCTGCTACGAATTTGTTCGAGAATACTCATGTTCTGTTTTTTTAAGAAGTGCAAAGATAAAATAATTACCGAAAAACGGGCTTTTTTTGCCTAAAAAGCGCTAAAAATTTTCGCGAAAAGCGTTGTCTTCGGCGGTAAGCGGAATGGCACCAAACGGCTTTTCCTCTTGCAGATAAAGAATCTCCCCTGGTTTTGGTATATAGTTGGTTTTTAAATGGTTATTTTTACAAAGCACGGATAGCTTAAGTCCGTGGGTTTGTGATATTTGTCTTAAAGTTTCGCCCTTTTTAACCAAATGGTAAGGCTCTTTGGCTTTTTCCTTCTTTGGTTCGAGGTAAATTTTTTGACCGATCTCGATTTTATCTCCTTTTTTGAAATCGTTATAATCCATTAATTTTTCAAGTTCTATGTCAAATTCGGTGGCTATTTTAAAAAACGAATCGCCTTCTTTGGTAATAATAAACCGTCCGCTATTATACTGATAAACTGTACGCAAATCCAATTCCGGATTCTTGATTTCCAGTCCCGGGAAAACCGGCTTTTCAATTAACTGATGCTTATCAAATTCGTAAAGTTTATACTTTTCGATAATATTGATGAGTCGCTTCGCGTAATTCGGATCGGTAGCATAGCCGGCTTCCTTTAGTCCGTGGCACCATGATTTATAATCGGTGAGCGGAATATCAAATAAAAACGCGTAACGAGGGCGAGTTTTCAGAAATATGGAGTGGTCGGTATATGAAGCCAAAACCGAAGTATACTTTCTAAAACATTCATTTTTTTCTTCGTCATCTTTCGAATAAGAATCACCGCACCAATCCAATTTACACTTAATGCCGAAATGATTTTTTGCGTTGCGCGCTAATTCACTGTTCCCGTTATCACTCTCAAACATAGCTTGTGCTAAAACTATACTGGCAGGAATTTTATTCAGATACATTTCCTTTATCGCATCTTCCTTAAAATGCTCAATATACTCCCTTGCACTAAATGGTTTTGCTATCTCTTCGCTTGAACCGGCGATAAAATCTTCATCCGAAAATTTTTGTGCACGGGCATTCAATCCGAAATTAATCAGAGAAAAGAAAATCAAATACTTTATGCTTGTGTTAAAAAACATCAGAAGCAATATTGTATTTATTTCGGAATTAGGAATAAATGAAAGTCCACAATTTCTTTTTGTTTTATTGACATTTATAAATCCATTGTTAATGAATTGTTGACTACAATGTTTTGCTCTCCAAGAATTCCTAAATCTTAACCTTTCCCAATACCTATATTTAGTATCTTCAAACCTACTTTAAATAAGATGCGAAATCTAATTACACTCTTTACCATTACCTGCTTTGCAGCAAGTGCGCAAACTTCGTTCAATTATCCTAAGACTAAAAAGGAGACTGTAACCGACGATTATTTCGGTACAAAAATCGCCGATCCGTATCGTTGGTTGGAAGATGATAACAGCGCTGAAACAAAAGCGTGGGTAGAAGAACAAAATAAACTTACCTATTCCTATTTGGATAAAATTCCCTATCGCGCAAAAATAAAACAACGCCTTACGCAAATCTGGAATTATCAAAAAGCAAGCCCGCCCTTTAAAAAAGGAGACCGCTTTTTTTGGTATAAAAATGACGGGTTACAAAATCAAAGTGTTCTCTACTCTCAAAAAGACACTTGTTGCGGAAACGGTGAAGTTTTATTGGATCCTAATACGCTATCAACGGATGGAACAATATCGCTAGCCAGTATTTCCATTTCTAAAAACGGACAATATTTAGCCTACGGTATTTCAAAGGCCGGAAGTGATTGGGTAGAAATACATGTGAAAGATATTTCAACCAAACAAGATTTGGTAGATGAAATAAAATGGGTGAAGTTTTCCGGAATGTCATGGAAAGGAAACGGTTTTTATTATAGTCGTTATGATGAGCCCGTAAAAGGACAAACCTACACCGGTAAAAATCAGTTTCACAAAGTATACTATCACAAAGTAGGAACCACGCAAGACAAGGATGAATTAATATTCGAAGATAAAATACATCCCAATTATAACTTTGGCACGCAGGTAACCCATGATGAGCGCTTTTTAGTTTTGTATGTAAGCGAAAGCACCAGTGGTGAAATGCTTATGGTGAAAGATTTATCGATTGCGAATAGTCCGTTTACCATCATCAACGGAACTTTTGATTATGAATACAGTGTGGTAGATAACATTGGCTCTAATTTATTTGTTAGAACTAATCATGGTGCGCCAAAATATAAATTAGTAAAAATAGATGTGAAAAAACCGCAAGGCGAAAACTGGAAAGATGTAGTTGGAGAAAAAGCAGATTTACTGGAAAGTGTGGCTTTTTGTAATGGTAAAATTTTGGGTTCTTATCTTAAAGATGTTTCGTCACACCTTTATATGTTTGCGATGGATGGTACTTTTGAAAAAGAAATTCCATTACCGGAATTTTGCAAGCTGAATGAATTACACGCTGAACGCGCCTATAAATTCTTCACCTATTCTGTGGTTCAATTCACCTCTCCATCCAAAAATTATTATTACGACATGGCAACTAGTCAGAGTATTGAAATTTTTAAACCGCAAATAGATTTCAAATCGGAAGACTATGTGACCAAACAAGTGTTTTTGGAAAGCAAAGACGGAACTAAAATCCCAATGTTTATTACCCATAAAAAAGATTTAGTTTTAAACGGCAACACTCCTTGTTTTCTTTATGGCTATGGCGGATTTAATATTTCCATCACGCCTGAATTCAGAATTGACCGCGCTGTATTCTTAGAAGCGGGCGGAATTTACTGTGTGGCCAACATGCGCGGAGGTGGAGAATACGGGGAAGAATGGCATAAGGAAGGAACCAAATGCAAAAAACAAAATGTATTTGACGACTTCATTGCAGCTGCAAATTATCTCGTACAAAACAAATACACATCGCATCAAAAATTAGCGATACACGGCCGAAGTAATGGAGGTTTACTAATTGGCGCTGTTATGACTCAACGTCCGGATATTTGTAAAGTAGCGCTTCCTACAGTAGGTGTATTAGATATGCTGCGCTTTCATAAATTCACAATTGGCCGTGCCTGGAGTGTAGATTATGGGAATAGCGAAAACAAAGAAGAGTTTAATTGCTTAATTAAATATTCGCCCTTACATAATGTGAAGAAAACCAATTATCCGGCAACGATGGTGTTAACCGGCGATCACGACGACCGTGTAGTGCCTGCACACTCCTTTAAATTTGCAGCCACGTTGCAAGAAAATGCGCAAGGAGAAAATCCGGCACTCATTCGTGTGGATGTTAAAGCCGGTCATGGAGCAGGAAAACCAACGTCTAAACAAATTGATGAATTTGGCGATATGTGGAGCTTTGTATTTTACAATTTAGGCATTAACTATTAGGGCTGCCCCCTTGCAATTGCAGACTTATTGATGTACCTTACATTAATAATTCTGCACTATGAAAAAACTTACGTTTACATTTTTATTGATTGCCGCTTGCAATCTCCTTTTTTCTCAAGTTGAAAAATACCATAAAGTAGAAATTACAGGCGCAGTAGGTATTGCCAAACAGTTATTAGATCTTGGCATCACCATCGACCATTCTGAAGTGAAGGGCGAGCAAATCATTAGTGAGATTTCCGAAAGTGAAGTGGCGATATTGAAACAAAATAATATTCCGCACAAAATAATTATTAGCGATTTAGCTTCTTATTATGAAGAACGCATCAAGCAAGATTACCTCAATAAAACATTAGCGCCTGTTGACTGTAATGCGCCAACCGTTATAAAACCAAGTCGCTTTCATCTAGGAAGCATGGGGGGGTATTTCACTTTAGCAGAAATGCAAAACATTTTAGATAGCATGACTTTGCTCTATCCTAACTTAATTACAGCAAAACAAGCTTTAAGTCCGCAAAGTATCGAAGGTCGTAATATTTGGTATTTAAAAATATCAGATAATCCGGGTGTAGATGAAAATGAACCGGAAGTATTATACGACGCATTGCATCATGCCCGCGAAGCCGCTTCCCTTTCACAACTTATTTTTTACATGTGGTATTTGCTGGAGAATTATAATACCAATCCGGATATTAAATTTTTAGTAGATAACACAGAAATGTACTTCGTCCCTTGCGTTAATCCTGACGGTTATGAATACAACCGTTCAACCAATCCGAATGGTGGTGGCATGTGGCGCAAAAACAGAAGAAATAACGGGACTACTTTTGGTGTTGACTTAAACAGAAACTATGGAGGTCATTGGGGTTATGATAATACAGGTTCCTCACCCACTCCAAGTTCGGATACGTACAGAGGCACAGCTGCATTCTCTGAACCTGAAACACAAGCCATGCGCAATTTTTGTAATGCCCGTCAATTTAAAACAGCATTAAATGCACACACATACAGTAATCTCTTAATTTACCCGTGGGGATACATTCCTAGTTTTTACACCCCTGATTCAGCAACATATGTAAATTGGAGTATTTACATGTGTGAAACAAGTCGCTTTTTATATGGTACCGGCGACCAAACTGTCAATTACGTTACGAATGGCGACAGTGATGACTGGATGTATGGGGAACAAACCAGCAAACCAAAAATTTTATCAATGACGCCGGAAGCAGGAGCTGCATCCGATGGTTTTTGGCCGGCCAGTTCGCGTATCCTTAATATTTGTAAAACAACATTCAATCAAAATTTAAACTTGGCAAAACTTGTCACCAATTTTGCATTGGTAAAAGATGCACAAGATCATTTTTTATTTAATAACGGTTATATTAAATATGATTTACAACGCTTAGGATTAGAAAATGGAAGCTTTACTGTTTCTATCGTACCGGTAGGAACCGGAATTGCTTCAACCGGCAGCGCAAAAGTTTATCCTGCATTAACATTAAATCAAAGTTTAACGGATTCAATTTCTTTCAACCTTAGCGGAAGTTTATCTTCAGGGCAAAACATTAAATATTTATTAGCAGTGAACAATGGTATTTATACACATTACGATACCATAACTAAAGTGTATGGTAATGCTGTCACTGTATTAAATGATCCATGCAACACCACTACCAATTGGAATGCCGGTGGTTGGGGTGTATCCACTTCCAAATTTAAAATTGGTCCGGGTAGTATTGCTGATAGTCCGGGCGGAAATTACAGTGCAAGTCAGAACAAAAGCATTAGCTTAATAACACCGCTTAATTTAACCAATGCAACTTATGCACATTTACAATACTTCACCAAATTTCAATTAGAGAAGAATTATGATAAGGTGCAGATATTTGGTAGCATTAATGGAGGAAGTACCTGGCAACCACTTTGCGGAAAACATGAAACCGCACCAGCCTCTTTTGGCGGTACAACGCCTATGTATGATGGCTTACAAGAATTATTCGTAAAAGAAGAGATGAACTTGAGCGATTATTTAGGACAAAACTTATTAATTCGCTTCACCTTAACTTCCGATAATTTCGAAAATCAGGATGGCTTCTATTTTGACGAATTTTTGGTACGTAAATTGACTGCCACAACCAGCGATGTAAAAGACTTAGCCTTAAATGATGATATACGCATGTTCCCTAATCCTAGTAACGGACAGATAACATTAAGCAATAATGGAAACGAAAAATGGGATATTGTAATTTATAATGAGCTTGGTCAGGTAGTTTTAAATAAGGTGAGTTTAGCTGAAAATGAAAGCAATTTAAAATTAGATTTAAGTGCTTTACAAAGCGGACTCTACTTTATTGAACTCAGTAACGGACAGCAAAAAACAGTTAAAAAACTGGCTTTAAACCGTTAAAAAGTAGCTTTACTAATTTTAGCTTGGTATTCAATCATTAAAAAAAGGTTAAATGTTGCAAAACCAACCTTTTTTTTTAAACTTAGCTTAATATTTGTAGTCAAACAGAAAACAATAAAAATAAACACATGAAAAAAATACTTTTAACATTAGCTGCATTTAGTGCTTTAACTTTTACAGCTGCCGCACAAAACGATGCTAAAAAAGCTGCTCAGGAAAACATGACACCTGAACAAAGAGCAGATAAAGAAACAAAAAATGCTACCGAAAAATTGGGTTTAAGTACCGATCAGGCTGCAAAGTTTAAAGTATACTCTTTGGAGAGAGCAAGAAGCAATAAAGCTTTACGCGAACAAGCTAAAACTACAAGCAAAGAAGAAAGACCAAAATTAAAAGAGCAACGTAAAGCGAATAACGATAAATTCTTCGCTAACGTTAACAGCATTTTAAACGCAGAACAACAAGTGAAGTGGGCTGAGCATAAGAAAAAAATGCAAGAGAAACAGGCAAAAAATGAAGCACACGACTAATAATTAGTTTTAATTTTGAAACCGCGGCTAAACACCGCGGTTTTTTATTTTATGGCAGGCATTTATTTACATATTCCATTTTGCAAGCAGGCCTGCACTTATTGTGATTTTCATTTCTCCACACTTTTAAAAAACAAACCCGAATTTGTAAAGGCACTTTGTAAGGAGATTGAATTACGTAAAGATTATTTAGAAACGAATTCCATCCACAGTATTTATTTTGGCGGAGGAACTCCGAGTATATTGTGTCAGGAAGAATTACAAAGCATATTCGACACATTAAAAAAATATTTTACCTGGGATAAACAGATTGAGATTACATTAGAATGCAATCCTGACGACTTAAATAAAGAAAAATTAAAAGAATTGAAAGAAGTCGGCGTTAATCGCTTAAGTGTGGGTTTGCAAAGTTTTAATGATGATGAACTGAAATGGATGAATCGCGCGCATAACGCAAAAGAATCTGAAACCTGTATTAAAGCAGCGCAAGAAGCAGGCTTTAATAATATTACCATCGATTTAATTTACGGTTCCAAATTTCAAACAATTGAAAGCTGGAAACAAACTTTACAAAAAGCCATTGATTTAAATGTGCAGCATATTTCTTCTTACAATTTAACTGTTGAGAAAAAAACCAAATTAGGAATTGACGTGCTAAAAGGAAAAGAAAAAGAAGTGGATGATGAAAAAAGTGCCGAGCAGTTTCTAATCATGATTGAAATGTTAGAAAAAAACGGATTCATTCATTATGAAATCAGCAATTTCGCCAAGCCGGGATATATCGCTGTTCACAATAGTAATTATTGGAAAGGAGAAAAATATTTAGGATTAGGTCCATCTGCGCATTCCTTTAATGGAAAAACGCGGCAATGGAATGTGGCTAATAATAACACTTATATTAAAGCCATTAGCGAAAACAGCACTTACTTTGAAATTGAAAATCTCACACCTGAAAACCGATACAACGAATATGTTTTAACAGGATTACGTACGATATGGGGATGCGATATAGCTTACATTCAAAATAATTTAGGTGCCGAATATGTAAAGCATTTTGTTGATGAAATAGAAAAACAGAATATCTCTCTATACGAAAAAGAAAATACCGTTTATCGTCTTACTAAAAAAGGGCAATTACTCGCCGATAAAATTGCAATGGATTTGTTTGCTTAGTTTTTCTTTCTAAACGATAGCACTAATGGTACGCCGCTGAAGTCAAACTCTTCACGTAATTTATTTTCTAAAAAACGCTTATACGATTCGGTAATATATTGCGGTAAGTTACAATACAAAATAATGGTTGGCTGATGCTTTAATTGCGTAACATATTTCACCTTTACATACTTTCCTTTAATGGCCGGTGGTGCAAAATTTTCCATTAATGGCAACATAAAGTCATTCAATTTACGCGTTGGGATGTGACGCTTCATGACTTCGTAAACATGCATCGCTGTTTCCACCACTTTCATTAAACGTTGCTTCTCCAAAACTGAAATAAATAAAATAGGCACATCTCTGAATGGTGCAATACGCTCCTTAATTTTTTCTTCAAAATCGCGCGCACTGTTGGTTTCCTTCTCT
This window encodes:
- a CDS encoding serine hydrolase, which codes for MLKKIVKFLVYFIIGAFVLFNIAILVSGKLYLYKGMWNTYFKGRTGPSATEFQIFENRKIHALSPTPLHLSKHYNSVPLPEETKKTLENYATHALVILHNDSLLHEQYWDGYSDTSHTNSFSVSKSYVSALLGCALTDGYIKTIDEPVSTFIPEFKEKGREHVTLKHLVSMTSGVDFDENYINPFAYPAEGYYGENLLEASTKYPLGEEPGKTFRYMSGNTALLGVCISKAVGKPLSDYLSERLWKELGCEQPAWWSLDKKDGYEKGFCCLNSNAKDFARLGMLYLNFGKWNGKQIIDSVYIHQSILPYDCNESDGCKNRTYGYSWWLTSYNNLEVFYARGILGQYIMCIPKYKLVIVKLGRERRPKLNDNHCPDDVTMCIEAFEKMYPSKIN
- a CDS encoding 2Fe-2S iron-sulfur cluster binding domain-containing protein, with protein sequence MADITINIQNPDNTITSLVAPTDMGLSLMEFLKGNEYDILATCGGMALCATCHVEVITGYDNLHEISNDEGAMLDTLPNITNTSRLSCQLKLNDSMDGITVKIMGDGLS
- a CDS encoding SurA N-terminal domain-containing protein, whose amino-acid sequence is MSILEQIRSRTGLLVGLVGLALVIFILESLLGSGQSLFGSANTTVGVIGGETIDYTRYNNKINEQAAMIMQNNPNANIDEQMRSQIGEVVWNTFISEIVVKPEYRKVGISVGEDELYDMMLVHPHQMVVQQLTDKNTGKVYDVVAGPDGSLDLMKLNQWVNNMTPDAERFWMNLEQGIAESREAEKYAALVKKGLYVTNAEAKEILAQQTKQMNIGFVMKRYTAVSDSAVKINEDDINKYYKDHLYEFNSYETTRKIEYVSFDVVPSEQDMVNLENDMKRIAEEFKTKTAKEDSSYIAQESEEGQVTISDLTKKTMIIRDSSVYTDPVGTVYGPYNEGAYFKVYKLSGVKQVADSARVRHILIGLTDTRTNQPRTAPVAKRMADSILTLLKNKQVVFDSNYVKAVSDDPGSFGNGGDYGWFDENKGFVEPFKKAGLEGTKGNISVVETQFGYHIIEVLDVSKTSHTAYRVAQIFKLIGPSPETTKEYYKLATDFGGQNNTSDLFEKAIEKQKLNKRIADNIKENDKTLPGLDNAKELVKWMYAANKGDVSSQVFEFKDKFVVAHLTGIRNKGTLPLDEVREEVIVKARRDKKAQEMMKEFTAKAGGSKSIDEISSKLGLGVENMENLTFTSFNVVNVGREDALIGTASGLKAGAISKPVIGENGVFIVAVSAVNEAKVPTTVADAKNQAEQVLVGRSDYEVYNAMRDVANIEDHRAKFE
- a CDS encoding glucosaminidase domain-containing protein, which encodes MFFNTSIKYLIFFSLINFGLNARAQKFSDEDFIAGSSEEIAKPFSAREYIEHFKEDAIKEMYLNKIPASIVLAQAMFESDNGNSELARNAKNHFGIKCKLDWCGDSYSKDDEEKNECFRKYTSVLASYTDHSIFLKTRPRYAFLFDIPLTDYKSWCHGLKEAGYATDPNYAKRLINIIEKYKLYEFDKHQLIEKPVFPGLEIKNPELDLRTVYQYNSGRFIITKEGDSFFKIATEFDIELEKLMDYNDFKKGDKIEIGQKIYLEPKKEKAKEPYHLVKKGETLRQISQTHGLKLSVLCKNNHLKTNYIPKPGEILYLQEEKPFGAIPLTAEDNAFRENF
- a CDS encoding S9 family peptidase, whose protein sequence is MRNLITLFTITCFAASAQTSFNYPKTKKETVTDDYFGTKIADPYRWLEDDNSAETKAWVEEQNKLTYSYLDKIPYRAKIKQRLTQIWNYQKASPPFKKGDRFFWYKNDGLQNQSVLYSQKDTCCGNGEVLLDPNTLSTDGTISLASISISKNGQYLAYGISKAGSDWVEIHVKDISTKQDLVDEIKWVKFSGMSWKGNGFYYSRYDEPVKGQTYTGKNQFHKVYYHKVGTTQDKDELIFEDKIHPNYNFGTQVTHDERFLVLYVSESTSGEMLMVKDLSIANSPFTIINGTFDYEYSVVDNIGSNLFVRTNHGAPKYKLVKIDVKKPQGENWKDVVGEKADLLESVAFCNGKILGSYLKDVSSHLYMFAMDGTFEKEIPLPEFCKLNELHAERAYKFFTYSVVQFTSPSKNYYYDMATSQSIEIFKPQIDFKSEDYVTKQVFLESKDGTKIPMFITHKKDLVLNGNTPCFLYGYGGFNISITPEFRIDRAVFLEAGGIYCVANMRGGGEYGEEWHKEGTKCKKQNVFDDFIAAANYLVQNKYTSHQKLAIHGRSNGGLLIGAVMTQRPDICKVALPTVGVLDMLRFHKFTIGRAWSVDYGNSENKEEFNCLIKYSPLHNVKKTNYPATMVLTGDHDDRVVPAHSFKFAATLQENAQGENPALIRVDVKAGHGAGKPTSKQIDEFGDMWSFVFYNLGINY
- a CDS encoding T9SS type A sorting domain-containing protein: MKKLTFTFLLIAACNLLFSQVEKYHKVEITGAVGIAKQLLDLGITIDHSEVKGEQIISEISESEVAILKQNNIPHKIIISDLASYYEERIKQDYLNKTLAPVDCNAPTVIKPSRFHLGSMGGYFTLAEMQNILDSMTLLYPNLITAKQALSPQSIEGRNIWYLKISDNPGVDENEPEVLYDALHHAREAASLSQLIFYMWYLLENYNTNPDIKFLVDNTEMYFVPCVNPDGYEYNRSTNPNGGGMWRKNRRNNGTTFGVDLNRNYGGHWGYDNTGSSPTPSSDTYRGTAAFSEPETQAMRNFCNARQFKTALNAHTYSNLLIYPWGYIPSFYTPDSATYVNWSIYMCETSRFLYGTGDQTVNYVTNGDSDDWMYGEQTSKPKILSMTPEAGAASDGFWPASSRILNICKTTFNQNLNLAKLVTNFALVKDAQDHFLFNNGYIKYDLQRLGLENGSFTVSIVPVGTGIASTGSAKVYPALTLNQSLTDSISFNLSGSLSSGQNIKYLLAVNNGIYTHYDTITKVYGNAVTVLNDPCNTTTNWNAGGWGVSTSKFKIGPGSIADSPGGNYSASQNKSISLITPLNLTNATYAHLQYFTKFQLEKNYDKVQIFGSINGGSTWQPLCGKHETAPASFGGTTPMYDGLQELFVKEEMNLSDYLGQNLLIRFTLTSDNFENQDGFYFDEFLVRKLTATTSDVKDLALNDDIRMFPNPSNGQITLSNNGNEKWDIVIYNELGQVVLNKVSLAENESNLKLDLSALQSGLYFIELSNGQQKTVKKLALNR
- the hemW gene encoding radical SAM family heme chaperone HemW; translated protein: MAGIYLHIPFCKQACTYCDFHFSTLLKNKPEFVKALCKEIELRKDYLETNSIHSIYFGGGTPSILCQEELQSIFDTLKKYFTWDKQIEITLECNPDDLNKEKLKELKEVGVNRLSVGLQSFNDDELKWMNRAHNAKESETCIKAAQEAGFNNITIDLIYGSKFQTIESWKQTLQKAIDLNVQHISSYNLTVEKKTKLGIDVLKGKEKEVDDEKSAEQFLIMIEMLEKNGFIHYEISNFAKPGYIAVHNSNYWKGEKYLGLGPSAHSFNGKTRQWNVANNNTYIKAISENSTYFEIENLTPENRYNEYVLTGLRTIWGCDIAYIQNNLGAEYVKHFVDEIEKQNISLYEKENTVYRLTKKGQLLADKIAMDLFA